In one Lolium rigidum isolate FL_2022 chromosome 3, APGP_CSIRO_Lrig_0.1, whole genome shotgun sequence genomic region, the following are encoded:
- the LOC124698183 gene encoding protein MODIFIER OF SNC1 11-like, translated as MASEDSKPAQAAATAEPTSPATAAAGEAPPNPTAAQNPSAAAAAGGAATDLEKKMRRAERFGTQVVMSEDEKRSSRAERFGTVSSNEKMEEQKKKSRAERFGLPSPASDDTEAKKKARLERFGQSTGQSTEAGKAEEEKRKARALRFAGTPSGGSKGNDKDASKPDAATVAGTA; from the exons ATGGCATCCGAGGATTCCAAGCCCGCGCAGGCCGCGGCCACCGCCGAGCCGACGTCCCCGGCGACCGCTGCCGCGGGGGAGGCGCCCCCGAACCCCACGGCAGCccaaaaccctagcgccgccgccgcggccggcggcgcggccacggATCTGGAGAAGAAGATGCGCCGCGCGGAGCGGTTTGGGACACAGGTGGTGATGTCCGAGGACGAGAAGcgaagcagtcgcgccgagag GTTTGGGACTGTATCTTCAAATGAAAAGATGGAGGAGCAGAAGAAGAAATCCAGGGCTGAGAG GTTTGGCCTTCCCTCACCTGCCTCTGACGATACTGAGGCCAAGAAAAAGGCCCGCTTAGAACGATTTGGTCAGAGCACAGGCCAGAGTACAGAGGCTGGCAAGGCGGAAGAAGAGAAGCGGAAGGCACGAGCCCTCAG GTTTGCAGGAACACCTAGtggaggatctaaaggaaatgacAAGGACGCCTCCAAGCCG GATGCAGCCACTGTGGCAGGCACAGCGTGA